A region from the Flavobacterium enshiense genome encodes:
- a CDS encoding LysM peptidoglycan-binding domain-containing protein: MKHFFLGLSTALLVSVSAFSQTKEHKVAKGETAYSIAKKYNVAPEDIYKLNPNAKNGVNENAVLLIPAKAGQAAKTPIKETPKSTSKETPKPTGKETRVYHVVEAKETVFSIAKKYDTTVESININNPDIEKEGLKLGQSIVVFTTKKVNKPETVKPVVALSPKYHTVEPKETKFGIAKKNGLSVEELETLNPEIKENLEIGQKLRLNKNTPVVAKAPVVQPKQIVQYNDYTVQPKETLYSLTRGAGISQEQLLAVNPELANGVKTGMVIKVPSGAKFNQIAPNKQQMDISKTINKQESKELVLLLPFHIEKIEADSVNSVTERLKKDKFLNMTLDFYAGALIAIDSAKTLGLPLTVKIFDSEETKNSSAIASVISSNDFSRTDAVIGPFFQNHVETTASLLEKYNTPVISPLSNERGKPFSNLFQAMPNALDVKRKMFDFMMEKNGNIIAVIDPKKGSAKQYITENYPSVKIAEINDKGVPTLENIKSLMVKDRINYVILESEKTGMVLSTCNILVSATSEYQVQLVTLEKNETLDFEEIPLSKLTRLKLLYPSVSRDNETPQAAIFAKVFKKKNNIFPNRFATRGFDVTFDVILRLFQDGGYKESVNEKASEQIESKFNYANIEGGYYNKGVYLLYYDEDLTLKEAK; encoded by the coding sequence ATGAAGCACTTTTTTTTAGGATTGTCTACTGCTTTATTAGTTTCAGTTTCTGCTTTTTCGCAGACCAAAGAGCACAAAGTTGCCAAAGGTGAAACTGCCTATTCGATAGCCAAAAAATACAATGTGGCGCCGGAAGATATTTATAAATTAAATCCGAATGCCAAAAATGGTGTGAATGAAAATGCGGTGCTTTTAATTCCTGCAAAAGCAGGACAGGCGGCTAAAACTCCAATAAAAGAGACTCCAAAGTCAACAAGTAAAGAAACACCGAAGCCAACCGGTAAAGAAACACGTGTTTATCATGTGGTTGAAGCAAAAGAAACTGTCTTCAGTATCGCGAAGAAATATGATACTACAGTAGAATCGATTAATATAAACAATCCCGACATTGAAAAGGAAGGATTGAAATTAGGACAGTCGATAGTGGTTTTTACCACAAAAAAAGTAAATAAACCTGAAACTGTTAAACCAGTTGTAGCATTATCACCGAAATATCATACGGTAGAACCGAAGGAAACTAAATTCGGAATTGCTAAAAAGAATGGTTTGTCTGTTGAAGAACTTGAGACTTTAAATCCTGAAATAAAAGAAAATCTGGAAATCGGTCAAAAATTACGTCTTAACAAAAATACACCGGTTGTTGCAAAAGCTCCAGTAGTACAGCCTAAACAAATAGTACAGTATAATGATTATACCGTTCAGCCAAAAGAGACATTGTACAGTTTAACAAGAGGGGCAGGGATTAGCCAGGAACAATTGTTGGCAGTGAATCCTGAATTGGCTAACGGAGTTAAAACTGGTATGGTTATCAAAGTACCGTCTGGTGCCAAGTTCAACCAGATTGCTCCTAACAAACAGCAAATGGATATTTCAAAAACCATCAATAAGCAGGAAAGTAAAGAATTGGTTTTGTTGTTGCCGTTCCACATTGAAAAAATCGAAGCGGATTCTGTGAATTCAGTTACGGAAAGACTTAAAAAGGACAAGTTCCTGAACATGACACTGGATTTTTATGCCGGTGCTTTGATTGCGATCGATTCGGCTAAAACGCTTGGATTACCGCTTACGGTTAAAATTTTTGATTCGGAAGAGACTAAAAATTCATCTGCTATTGCATCAGTGATCAGCTCAAATGATTTTTCTAGAACCGATGCTGTTATTGGGCCGTTTTTCCAAAATCATGTGGAAACCACTGCTTCATTACTCGAAAAATACAATACTCCGGTAATTTCACCATTATCAAACGAAAGAGGAAAGCCTTTTTCCAATTTGTTTCAGGCGATGCCGAATGCGTTGGATGTGAAGCGTAAAATGTTCGATTTCATGATGGAGAAAAACGGGAATATTATCGCTGTTATCGATCCTAAAAAAGGAAGTGCAAAGCAATATATTACCGAAAATTACCCTTCGGTGAAAATTGCAGAAATCAATGATAAAGGTGTGCCGACTTTAGAGAATATCAAAAGTCTGATGGTTAAAGATCGAATCAATTATGTGATTCTTGAATCGGAAAAAACCGGAATGGTGTTGAGTACTTGCAATATATTGGTTAGTGCGACTTCTGAGTATCAGGTGCAACTGGTGACTTTGGAGAAAAATGAAACGCTTGATTTTGAAGAGATTCCGTTGAGTAAATTGACAAGGTTGAAATTGCTGTATCCGTCGGTATCAAGAGATAATGAAACACCACAGGCGGCTATTTTTGCAAAAGTGTTCAAAAAGAAAAATAATATCTTCCCTAATCGTTTTGCAACCAGAGGTTTTGATGTAACTTTTGATGTGATTTTGAGATTGTTCCAGGACGGTGGTTATAAAGAATCAGTAAACGAAAAAGCTTCTGAACAGATTGAAAGTAAGTTCAACTATGCAAACATCGAAGGAGGGTACTATAATAAAGGCGTTTATTTATTATATTACGACGAAGATTTAACTTTAAAAGAAGCGAAATAA
- the guaA gene encoding glutamine-hydrolyzing GMP synthase, translating into MQHNVLILDFGSQYTQLIARRVRELNIFCEIFPFNHFPDDLSSYKAVILSGSPFSVRAEDAPHPDLSQIRGKMPLLAVCYGAQYLAHFSGGEVAPSNIREYGRANLSFIKENELFFDNVDLHSQVWMSHSDTIKQMPTNGVRLASTKDVENAAYRIDGETTYAIQFHPEVYHSTDGKQMLENFLVKIAEVPQNFTPNAFVEEIVAEMKEKIKDDKVVLGLSGGVDSTVAAVLLNKAVGTNLYCIFVNNGLLRKNEFENVLNQYKGMGLNVKGVDASERFLSELAGVEDPETKRKIIGRVFIEVFDDEAHLIEDVKWLAQGTIYPDVIESVSVKGPSATIKSHHNVGGLPDFMKLKIAEPLRMLFKDEVRRVGATLGIDPELLGRHPFPGPGLSIRILGDITPEKVRILQEVDYIFTEGLKTHGLYNKVWQAGAILLPVNSVGVMGDERTYEKVVALRAVESTDGMTADWVHLPYDFLMKISNEIINKVKGVNRVVYDISSKPPATIEWE; encoded by the coding sequence ATGCAACACAATGTACTTATTTTAGATTTCGGATCGCAATACACTCAGCTTATTGCGCGTAGGGTTCGCGAATTAAACATATTCTGCGAAATTTTTCCTTTTAATCATTTCCCGGATGATTTGTCAAGTTATAAAGCGGTAATTCTATCAGGAAGTCCTTTTTCTGTTCGTGCAGAAGATGCGCCACATCCTGATTTATCCCAAATTCGTGGTAAAATGCCTTTGTTGGCAGTTTGTTACGGTGCTCAGTATCTGGCCCATTTCAGTGGTGGGGAAGTGGCGCCTTCAAACATTCGCGAATACGGTAGAGCTAATTTATCGTTTATTAAAGAGAACGAACTTTTCTTTGATAATGTAGATCTTCACAGTCAGGTTTGGATGAGTCACAGTGATACTATCAAGCAAATGCCGACAAACGGTGTTCGTTTAGCATCGACTAAAGATGTTGAAAATGCTGCATACCGTATCGATGGCGAGACTACTTATGCTATCCAGTTCCACCCGGAGGTTTATCATTCAACAGACGGAAAACAAATGTTGGAAAACTTCTTGGTTAAGATTGCTGAAGTGCCTCAGAACTTTACTCCAAATGCTTTCGTTGAAGAAATCGTAGCCGAAATGAAAGAGAAGATCAAGGACGATAAAGTAGTTCTTGGACTTTCAGGAGGAGTGGATTCAACGGTGGCTGCAGTTTTATTGAACAAAGCAGTTGGCACAAATCTATATTGTATTTTCGTAAATAACGGTTTATTGCGTAAGAATGAATTCGAGAACGTATTGAACCAATATAAAGGAATGGGCTTAAACGTTAAAGGAGTAGATGCCTCTGAACGATTTTTGTCTGAATTAGCCGGAGTGGAAGATCCGGAAACAAAAAGAAAAATCATTGGACGTGTGTTTATCGAAGTGTTTGACGACGAGGCACATCTTATCGAAGATGTAAAATGGTTGGCGCAGGGAACAATTTATCCGGACGTAATCGAATCGGTTTCGGTAAAAGGACCTTCTGCAACTATTAAATCGCATCACAACGTTGGTGGTTTGCCGGATTTCATGAAACTGAAAATTGCTGAACCTTTACGTATGTTGTTCAAAGACGAAGTGCGCAGAGTAGGAGCAACTTTAGGAATTGATCCGGAATTATTGGGAAGACATCCTTTCCCTGGACCGGGATTGTCAATCCGTATCTTAGGAGATATTACTCCGGAGAAAGTGAGAATTCTTCAGGAAGTGGATTATATTTTTACAGAAGGATTAAAAACCCACGGTTTATACAACAAAGTTTGGCAGGCAGGAGCAATCTTGTTGCCGGTAAACAGTGTTGGGGTAATGGGTGATGAGCGTACTTATGAAAAAGTGGTTGCCTTACGTGCTGTAGAATCTACAGACGGAATGACAGCTGACTGGGTACACTTACCGTATGACTTCTTAATGAAAATATCAAACGAGATTATCAATAAGGTAAAAGGGGTGAACAGAGTCGTATACGATATCAGTTCGAAACCGCCGGCCACGATTGAGTGGGAATAA
- a CDS encoding DHH family phosphoesterase, translated as MMTTNEIEALKELLASPKKIAIIPHRNPDGDAMGSTLGLYHFLTQKKHDVSVISPNEFPNFLAWMPDAEKVMIFEKNTENCTEKLNQADIIFTLDFNALHRVGDFMQASLEKLDKTFVMIDHHQSPDSYSKFTFSDTGYGSTCEMVYHFIHQLGGENLINKTVATCIYTGIVTDSGSFRFPLTTSTTHRVVADLIDKGVENSKIHNLLFDTSSYNRLQLLGRALQNMKLLPEYKTSYITLSQEELDMFRYAKGDTEGIVNYGLSLKGFDFTAIFIENKEEGLIKISFRSQGAFDVNQFARNHFSGGGHINAAGGKSDLSMEETIKQFIAILASEKKTTDETVLT; from the coding sequence ATGATGACAACCAATGAAATTGAAGCACTTAAAGAACTTTTAGCTTCCCCTAAAAAAATAGCAATTATTCCTCACCGAAACCCTGACGGAGACGCAATGGGCTCTACGTTAGGACTATATCATTTTCTGACTCAAAAGAAACATGACGTTTCGGTAATCTCTCCTAACGAGTTCCCGAATTTTTTGGCCTGGATGCCTGACGCTGAAAAAGTCATGATTTTTGAAAAAAACACCGAAAATTGCACTGAAAAATTAAATCAGGCGGATATTATTTTCACACTTGATTTCAATGCTCTGCACCGCGTTGGCGATTTCATGCAGGCTAGTTTGGAGAAACTGGACAAAACATTTGTGATGATTGACCATCATCAGTCGCCGGACAGTTATTCCAAATTCACATTTTCAGATACCGGATATGGCTCTACCTGCGAAATGGTGTACCACTTTATTCATCAGTTAGGAGGAGAAAATCTGATAAACAAAACCGTTGCCACCTGTATTTATACCGGTATTGTTACCGATTCGGGATCGTTCCGTTTTCCATTGACTACCAGCACAACACACCGCGTTGTAGCGGATTTGATTGACAAAGGAGTTGAGAATTCAAAAATACACAACCTTCTTTTTGACACAAGCTCATACAATCGCCTGCAATTATTAGGTCGCGCTCTGCAAAACATGAAACTCTTACCGGAGTACAAAACGTCATATATCACATTGAGTCAGGAAGAATTGGACATGTTTCGCTATGCAAAAGGCGATACGGAAGGAATTGTTAATTACGGATTATCATTAAAAGGATTCGACTTTACCGCAATTTTTATCGAAAACAAAGAAGAAGGCCTTATCAAAATATCGTTCCGTTCTCAAGGAGCCTTTGATGTGAATCAATTTGCAAGAAATCATTTTAGCGGAGGCGGCCATATTAATGCTGCGGGAGGAAAATCCGATTTATCGATGGAAGAAACGATAAAACAATTTATTGCTATTTTAGCATCGGAAAAGAAAACAACTGACGAAACAGTCCTTACTTAA
- the gldI gene encoding gliding motility-associated peptidyl-prolyl isomerase GldI: MKKIHIYGVMLSGLLFACCTQQQEARKPVSHSSGTFIKESIERNKKLINNEETLIANIIKKDTANDYIASPKGYWYYYNVKSDTATVTPKKGDIAVFDYEVTDLSGNVIYTAEELQTQNYVVDKQHIMMGLRDGIKLMKKGEKVTFLFPSHMAYGYHGDNEKIGTNQPVICTVTLNDFRPGSVKP; encoded by the coding sequence ATGAAAAAAATACATATATACGGAGTTATGCTTTCCGGATTATTGTTTGCCTGCTGCACTCAGCAACAGGAAGCCAGAAAACCAGTTTCGCATTCGTCGGGGACTTTTATTAAAGAGTCTATCGAACGAAACAAGAAGCTTATAAACAACGAAGAAACCTTAATTGCCAACATCATCAAAAAAGATACGGCTAATGATTATATCGCTTCACCAAAAGGGTATTGGTATTATTACAATGTAAAAAGCGATACTGCAACCGTGACTCCTAAAAAAGGAGATATCGCCGTTTTTGATTACGAAGTGACGGATTTGTCCGGCAATGTTATCTATACAGCGGAAGAGCTTCAAACCCAGAATTACGTTGTAGACAAACAACATATTATGATGGGATTACGCGATGGTATCAAACTGATGAAAAAAGGAGAAAAAGTTACTTTCCTTTTCCCTTCACACATGGCTTATGGCTATCATGGTGATAACGAAAAAATCGGAACCAACCAACCTGTCATCTGCACCGTAACATTAAATGATTTTAGACCAGGATCTGTAAAACCTTAA
- a CDS encoding peptidylprolyl isomerase — protein sequence MKKTYTGILLLFTALLFSCKNNHDNLQDGLYATIETPKGDIVVSLEYTKAPVTVANFVTLAEGKNPFVAAQYKGKPFYDGLTFHRVIPDFMIQGGDPDGTGNGGPGYKFKDEIDTTLKHDNSGILSMANAGPNTNGSQFFITHSAQPHLDGVHTIFGKVVEGMDVVAAIDNNDEITKVTIIRKGAEASAFDALKVFKNYYDTEAVELKKIAEKTAKIKTDKLAEFASLRTKAVKTESGLEYVFITKGNQPKLAPGTNVLFSYAGYFENGELFDTNYKDVAELFGTYDKMRDEQGGYSPFPFEYGKKEGLIPGFIEGMEKMSTGDKLLLFIPSYLAYGERGAQPIIPPNTNLIFEIELSAKK from the coding sequence ATGAAAAAAACATATACCGGTATTCTTTTACTATTTACCGCTCTATTATTTTCCTGTAAAAACAATCACGACAATTTACAAGACGGCTTATATGCCACTATTGAAACACCCAAAGGAGATATCGTTGTTTCCCTGGAATACACGAAAGCTCCCGTGACTGTTGCAAATTTCGTAACACTGGCCGAAGGAAAAAACCCATTTGTGGCTGCTCAATACAAGGGAAAGCCTTTTTATGACGGGTTAACATTTCACCGTGTAATTCCGGATTTCATGATTCAGGGAGGAGATCCTGACGGAACAGGAAACGGTGGTCCGGGATATAAATTCAAAGATGAAATCGACACTACATTAAAACATGATAACAGCGGTATTTTATCGATGGCCAACGCTGGTCCGAACACCAACGGAAGTCAGTTTTTCATAACACATTCTGCTCAACCTCACCTTGATGGCGTTCATACCATTTTCGGAAAGGTAGTCGAAGGAATGGACGTTGTGGCTGCCATTGATAATAATGATGAAATCACAAAAGTAACCATCATACGAAAAGGAGCTGAAGCTTCTGCCTTCGATGCCTTGAAAGTTTTCAAAAACTATTACGATACAGAAGCAGTTGAACTGAAGAAAATTGCTGAAAAAACAGCCAAAATCAAAACGGATAAATTAGCCGAATTTGCTTCTTTAAGAACAAAAGCCGTTAAAACTGAATCCGGATTGGAATACGTTTTTATTACAAAAGGGAATCAGCCAAAATTAGCTCCGGGAACCAATGTACTGTTCAGTTATGCAGGATATTTTGAAAATGGCGAGCTTTTTGATACCAACTACAAAGATGTGGCCGAATTATTCGGAACATATGACAAGATGAGAGATGAGCAAGGAGGCTATAGTCCTTTTCCTTTTGAATATGGAAAAAAAGAAGGTCTGATTCCGGGGTTCATTGAAGGAATGGAAAAAATGTCTACTGGAGACAAATTGCTTTTATTTATCCCTTCGTATCTGGCTTACGGCGAAAGAGGAGCACAGCCTATAATTCCGCCGAATACGAATCTTATTTTTGAAATCGAATTATCTGCAAAAAAATAA
- a CDS encoding peptidylprolyl isomerase, whose translation MKNKILLLLFLGMMSGYAQKTKKSTTSKAKTTTTAATSSNDGLFAAIETNKGTITLKLEYQKTPVTVANFVALAEGNNPIVAEQFKGKPFYDGLKFHRVIKDFMIQGGDPLGTGAGDPGYKFKDEIDPTLNHTKGGILSMANSGPATNGSQFFITHKETPWLNGRHTVFGEVTQGMDVVNKIEQGDNIVKVSIIRKGKEAKKFDAAKVFGDYYANKAEDDKKQAALEEEKRKKQAELDAVKDKEYTEKYGQVMQMKKAEFEKLKATATTTASGLKYVITKKGSGKKPAAGSQVQIGYAGYFENGKLFDASFEDVAKLYGKHDPMRAEQGGYKGFPFTYGNKSGLIPGFIEGLENMNSGDRAVIFIPSKLGYGERGAGGVIPPNTDLIFELEMNENAAPAAPKQ comes from the coding sequence ATGAAAAACAAAATTCTGCTTTTACTGTTTTTGGGAATGATGAGTGGTTATGCTCAAAAAACTAAAAAGTCGACTACATCAAAGGCAAAAACAACTACTACAGCTGCCACAAGTTCAAACGATGGACTTTTCGCTGCTATTGAAACCAACAAAGGAACAATCACCCTAAAATTAGAATACCAAAAAACGCCTGTTACGGTTGCTAACTTTGTTGCTTTAGCCGAAGGAAATAATCCAATTGTAGCCGAGCAATTTAAAGGAAAACCTTTTTATGACGGATTGAAATTTCACCGTGTGATCAAAGATTTCATGATTCAGGGAGGAGACCCACTTGGAACAGGAGCAGGAGATCCCGGATATAAATTTAAAGACGAAATTGACCCGACTTTAAACCATACTAAAGGTGGAATCCTATCGATGGCAAATTCAGGACCGGCAACTAACGGAAGTCAATTCTTCATCACACATAAAGAAACTCCTTGGTTAAACGGCAGACACACTGTCTTTGGAGAAGTTACTCAGGGAATGGATGTTGTGAACAAAATTGAACAAGGCGACAACATCGTTAAAGTTAGCATCATCCGTAAAGGAAAAGAGGCTAAGAAATTCGACGCTGCAAAAGTTTTCGGAGATTACTATGCCAACAAAGCAGAAGACGACAAAAAACAAGCTGCTTTAGAAGAAGAAAAAAGAAAAAAACAAGCAGAACTTGATGCTGTTAAAGACAAAGAATATACTGAAAAATACGGTCAGGTAATGCAAATGAAAAAAGCCGAGTTTGAAAAACTGAAAGCTACAGCTACTACAACTGCAAGCGGCCTGAAGTATGTTATTACAAAAAAAGGAAGCGGTAAAAAACCTGCTGCTGGATCTCAGGTTCAGATTGGTTATGCCGGTTATTTCGAAAACGGTAAGTTATTTGATGCCAGCTTTGAAGACGTTGCCAAATTATACGGGAAACACGATCCGATGCGTGCAGAGCAAGGCGGATACAAAGGTTTCCCTTTCACTTACGGCAACAAATCAGGATTAATCCCAGGCTTCATTGAAGGATTGGAGAACATGAATTCAGGTGACAGAGCCGTAATCTTCATCCCATCCAAATTAGGATACGGGGAAAGAGGTGCCGGAGGTGTCATCCCTCCAAATACCGATTTGATTTTCGAATTGGAAATGAATGAAAATGCTGCTCCTGCAGCTCCAAAACAATAA
- a CDS encoding class I SAM-dependent methyltransferase: protein MEQQLEQIREQQKASWNKFSPGWKKWDDLTMDFLKPMGDEIIRLLNVKNNDIVLDIATGTGEPGLTIASKLNGGKVILTDLAEDMLEIARENASLRGIKNIETVVCDVCELPFPDNTFDAISCRFGFMFFPDMELAAKEMVRVLKPGGKIATSVWNIPEKNFWITAMMGTIHKNMELRPPPPGLPGMFRCAKEGMMTDLLSQSGLKNVSQNEVLGKLNSKTADNYWNMITEIAAPVVAALASADDAMKAKIKQEVYDLVNQKYPDGNVVIDASSIVIYGEKPQA from the coding sequence ATGGAACAGCAACTTGAACAAATTCGCGAACAACAAAAAGCTTCCTGGAATAAATTTTCTCCTGGATGGAAAAAATGGGATGACCTTACAATGGATTTTTTAAAACCGATGGGCGATGAAATAATCCGGCTTCTCAATGTAAAAAACAACGATATTGTTTTGGATATTGCAACCGGAACCGGCGAACCGGGTTTAACAATTGCGAGTAAACTGAACGGCGGAAAAGTAATCCTCACCGACCTTGCCGAAGACATGCTGGAAATTGCCAGAGAAAATGCATCATTGAGAGGCATTAAAAATATTGAAACCGTTGTCTGTGATGTTTGTGAGCTTCCTTTTCCTGATAATACCTTTGACGCTATAAGCTGCCGATTTGGTTTCATGTTCTTCCCTGATATGGAACTCGCCGCTAAAGAAATGGTACGCGTACTGAAACCTGGAGGAAAAATTGCAACATCGGTTTGGAACATCCCTGAAAAAAACTTCTGGATCACAGCCATGATGGGGACTATTCATAAAAACATGGAACTTCGACCGCCGCCTCCGGGATTGCCAGGTATGTTTCGGTGCGCCAAAGAAGGAATGATGACAGATTTATTATCACAATCCGGACTGAAAAACGTATCGCAAAATGAAGTTCTCGGAAAATTAAACAGTAAAACAGCAGACAACTACTGGAATATGATTACGGAAATAGCTGCTCCTGTTGTTGCGGCATTAGCTTCTGCAGATGATGCTATGAAAGCAAAAATAAAACAGGAAGTTTACGACCTGGTGAATCAAAAATATCCCGATGGAAATGTTGTTATTGATGCCAGTTCCATTGTCATTTACGGCGAAAAACCTCAAGCATAA
- a CDS encoding AIR synthase related protein, translated as MSSDNSQRYNLRGVSASKEDVHNAIKNIDKGLFPKAFCKIVPDHLTNDDHYCLIMHADGAGTKSSLAYMYWKETGDISVWKGIAQDALIMNIDDLLCVGATDNIMLSSTIGRNKNLIPGEVISAIINGTEELIEELKEFGVTIHSTGGETADVGDLVRTIIVDSTVTARIKRSKVVDNAHIQPGDVIIGLASYGQANYEKSYNGGMGSNGLTSARHDVFAHYLAEKYPESYDASVPKDLVYSGNVKLTDAVEGSPIDAGKLVLSPTRTYAPIIKAILDKYSAGLIHGMVHCSGGAQTKVLHFVDNVHVIKDNLFPVPPLFKLIQEQSGTDWKEMYQVFNCGHRMELYIPDDIAEDIIEISKSFGVDAQIIGRVEASETKKLTITSEYGVFEY; from the coding sequence ATGAGTTCTGATAACAGTCAACGTTATAACCTTCGTGGAGTTTCGGCTTCCAAAGAAGATGTGCACAATGCAATAAAAAACATCGATAAAGGATTGTTTCCTAAAGCTTTCTGCAAAATTGTTCCCGATCATTTAACTAATGACGATCATTATTGTTTGATCATGCATGCCGACGGAGCCGGTACGAAATCTTCGTTAGCTTACATGTATTGGAAAGAAACCGGTGATATTTCGGTTTGGAAAGGCATTGCACAGGACGCGTTGATCATGAATATCGATGATTTGTTGTGTGTGGGAGCTACAGATAATATCATGTTGTCTTCAACTATCGGGAGAAATAAAAACCTTATTCCAGGAGAAGTGATTTCAGCTATTATCAATGGTACTGAAGAACTGATTGAGGAATTGAAGGAATTCGGAGTGACAATTCATTCTACGGGAGGTGAAACGGCAGACGTGGGTGATTTGGTACGTACCATCATCGTTGATTCTACCGTAACGGCACGAATAAAAAGATCTAAAGTTGTTGATAATGCTCATATTCAGCCTGGAGATGTAATCATTGGATTGGCTTCGTATGGTCAGGCAAACTATGAAAAAAGCTATAATGGTGGAATGGGGTCCAACGGGTTAACATCTGCTCGTCATGACGTATTTGCACATTATTTAGCTGAAAAATATCCTGAAAGTTATGATGCTTCGGTGCCTAAAGACTTAGTGTATTCCGGGAATGTGAAACTTACCGATGCAGTTGAAGGATCTCCGATCGATGCAGGTAAACTAGTGCTTTCACCAACGCGTACTTATGCACCAATTATCAAAGCAATATTGGATAAGTATTCGGCAGGACTGATTCACGGAATGGTGCATTGCAGCGGTGGTGCGCAAACCAAAGTATTGCATTTTGTGGATAACGTACATGTTATTAAGGATAACCTGTTCCCCGTACCGCCTTTGTTTAAATTGATTCAGGAACAGTCCGGTACGGATTGGAAAGAAATGTATCAGGTGTTTAACTGTGGGCACAGAATGGAGTTATATATTCCGGACGATATTGCCGAAGACATTATTGAAATTTCAAAATCATTTGGTGTAGACGCACAAATAATAGGAAGGGTTGAAGCTTCCGAAACTAAAAAGTTAACCATTACTTCAGAATACGGAGTATTTGAATATTAA
- a CDS encoding OmpA family protein yields MKRVLIFLFFVFPFFASAQEVFTVYFESNKHDLNKKQIALLNDWMIANKESKVVAINGFTDEDGTNAHNDTLSQRRVDFIYNVIIKNHIKIRGDFKTRSFGEGHDQSKIKSENRKVVIHYIQSKDLAREEEILGIKPVQPVVAEIVPIEEEDMHFPANATLEEKVALAKPGTRIVIKNIFFYQNSFGMMPTSKPAMDELIDVMLKNPTMVIEVQGHICCVDADRRNLSLERAKQVRRVLEGNGVDQKRVKVKGFGVSHPKFPIPEANEEQALANRRVEIMILSK; encoded by the coding sequence ATGAAGCGCGTTTTAATATTCCTGTTTTTTGTTTTTCCGTTTTTTGCATCAGCCCAGGAAGTGTTTACAGTGTATTTTGAAAGTAACAAACATGATTTGAACAAGAAACAAATAGCACTGTTGAATGACTGGATGATAGCCAATAAGGAATCTAAAGTAGTCGCGATTAACGGTTTTACAGATGAAGACGGAACTAACGCCCATAACGACACACTTTCCCAGCGCCGCGTGGATTTTATTTATAATGTTATCATAAAAAACCATATAAAGATCAGAGGTGATTTTAAAACCAGAAGTTTTGGAGAAGGACATGATCAGTCGAAAATAAAATCGGAAAACCGAAAAGTGGTTATCCATTATATCCAGTCGAAAGATTTGGCCCGTGAAGAAGAAATCTTAGGAATCAAACCGGTGCAGCCAGTCGTTGCAGAAATTGTTCCGATTGAAGAGGAAGATATGCATTTTCCTGCTAATGCGACTCTGGAAGAAAAAGTAGCTTTGGCAAAACCGGGGACCCGAATCGTAATCAAAAATATTTTTTTCTATCAGAATTCGTTTGGGATGATGCCTACATCAAAACCTGCCATGGATGAACTGATTGATGTTATGTTGAAAAATCCGACAATGGTAATCGAAGTGCAGGGACATATTTGTTGCGTTGATGCCGACAGAAGAAATCTTTCCCTTGAAAGAGCCAAGCAGGTGAGAAGGGTGTTGGAAGGAAACGGAGTCGATCAAAAAAGGGTGAAAGTGAAAGGTTTCGGAGTATCGCATCCTAAATTCCCTATTCCCGAAGCTAATGAAGAACAAGCACTCGCCAATCGCAGAGTCGAAATCATGATTTTAAGCAAGTAA